GGGTGGCCAGCGTGTCTTTCAGGTTCAAACCGCTTAAGTCCTGGAGTCTTCGTGCTAAAATTTTGCTGATCTTCCTGCTGCTCATTTCGATTCCGCTCAGTCTGCAGGGCGTGGCTACTTACGTGGATTTTTCCAACTCCGTTGAACGAAGAACCTCCGATTATACTGCTCAATTGGTGGACCAGATCAACCGGAATTTGGACAGGACCCTGATGGAGATGCAGAGATTGAGCTTGATGCCTTTATATGATTCGGGGGTATTGTCCATCTTGCGCAAGTACAGGGAGGAGGATAGTCTGCATCAGCAGCCTACGGTGGAAGAACGCTCCAAAATGCAGCTTTATATCGCCAGCATGACCTTCGACAGGCCAGAGATTGACAGTATCCAGATTTTTGCCGGAAGCGGTTACACCTTCTCGAGCCTGGCTCCTAGTGCGATCGCTGCATATACGGACGTGGAGCGACAGCCCTGGTACCCTGGCGTGGTGGAAGCGAGAGGGGCCTGGGTGCTGCTTCCGCCGCATCGGCCTTCTTACTATCTGGACGGCAATCAAAGCTATTTTTCCGTAGCCAGGCTGATCCGTGAGCCCAATACCAACCGGACGCTCGGATTAGTCAAAATCGATTTGAAGCAGACCTTGTTCAAACAGCTTGTCGAAAATGTCAGGCTGGAAGAGAACGGCGGCATCGTCGTGCAAAATAGCCGGGAAGAGCTTTTCTACACGGCGACCGCAGATGGGGATACGGAGGCGTCCAAGCTGCTTTCGGACCGGATCCTCGAGCTTTCAGGGCATTCGGAGACGGCCAGCCAGATTCTGCATATGGAGGGCAGCAAGTATTTGGTAGTCTCCAACTATTCCCGATATTCCGATATCCATATCGTCAGCTATATTCCGGTGGCGACCCTGCTTGTGGAGACCAAGGAACTTCGCAACTTTACCCTCCTAGCCGGCCTGGTATGTCTCGTTATGGCCGGGGCCTTAGCCATCTTCTTCTCTTATCGGCTGACCAAGCCTCTCGGGACGCTGGTACGAAAAATGCGACTTGTGGAGCTCGGCGATTTCAAACAGAGCGTGCCGGTAACTGAGGATGAAATCGGTCGGCTCGGTTCCGGCTTCAACCGGATGGTAGAGGAAATCGACCGCCTCGTCCATGAAGTGTACGTGCTCGGCATGAGGGAAAGAGAGGCGGAGCTAGCCGCACTGCAAAGCCAGATCCAACCCCATTTTATATATAATACATTGGAGTCGATCAGCATGCTTGCCCGGCAGCGCAATAATGAGGACGTCTCAGAAATGGCCACGGCTTTGGGACGACTGATCCGCAGCGCAGTGGAGCAGGACCGAAGCCTCATCCGGCTTGGCGAGGAGCTTGAGACGGCGGAGTCCTATATTCGCATCCAAAAAATGCGCCATGGTTCCAGGCTGCAGGCTATGTTCGATATCGAAGAAGGGTTGGAAGATTGTTTGGTCCCGAAGCTGCTGCTCCAGCCGCTCATTGAGAATGCGATTATGCACGGGATTGGAGACCGCGAGCAAGGGGGAACGGTATACGTTACGGTGGCGCGTTTTGAGGATGAGGTGCTGTTGACCATTCGGGATGACGGGCGGGGCTTGTCGGAGGATGAATTGGCGGCTTTGCAAGCTTCATTGGAAGAGGCCGGGGATGATGTGGCAGCAAATACGCCGGCGATGCCATTACGCGGTCATGGAGTGGCGCTGAAAAATATTAAACAGCGTTTGCGGTTGATTTACGGCGGGGACTGTGACTTCGAAATCGATGGAAGCTTGGGACAAGGTGCGGCCTTTACCGTGACGCTGCCGTTCGCGAAACAAGAAAAGTAGGAGGTCATCAATGATCAAACTCATGTTGGTGGAGGATGAGGACATTATCCGTAAAGGCATCCGCGATCTGATCGGCCGTGTGGCTCCTGATTTTGAGGTCGTATACGAAGCCGCTCACGGCAAGGAAGCGCTGACTTATCTGGAACGCAATGTGGTGGATGTGCTCATTACGGATATTCGTATGCGGGAGATGGACGGACTTCAGATGGTTGAAAAGCTGCGGACCGCGGGCCATGGGATGCCGATTGTCATTATCAGCGGCTATGGAGATTTTGTATATGCTAAAAAAGCGCTGCAGTTCGGGATCGCCGATTACCTGCTGAAGCCCATAGACCGTAAGGATTTTACGGTTGCTTTGGACAAGATTCGGCTAACCTTGAATTCTTCAAATCGATATGCGGATGGGGCTGAGTCGCATAGCGAGGCGGACGGGGGGCCGCCATCCAGCGAGGGGCGCAGGATGATCCGGAAGCTGAAGGCGTATATCGCTGAAAACCCCGACGGTGATTTGCGTCTGCAGACGTTAGCGGAAATGGTGCATTTAAATCCCTCCTATCTAAGCCAGCTCTTTAAGCAGGAAGGGGGCGGCAATTTGTCCGATTATATCGCCGAAACGCGCATCCGGCGAGCCTGCAAGCTGCTTGAGACGACGAACCTGAAGGTTTACGACATCGCCCGTTTATCAGGATATCAAAGTCCTAAGCATTTTATGCTGGTATTTAAACAGCATATCGGAATAACGCCGGGAACCTACCGGGAGGAATACGGTGTGTAACACTACATAACAAATTATGTTATGTAGTTCTTTTTTTGTGGACAAGAACAGAAAAAAACTAAAAAAATCGTACCTTTTCTGAACGTTTAGTGATTTTTTATATGACCATATGTAAATATAATTAACCTCATCACAACCTTAACTTGAACAATACAGAGGGGGAAGCGGTATATGAAAAAATGGTTGACCGGTTTGTTGGCATTAACACTTGGTGTGGGGCTCATTGGCTGCGCCGGAAAAGAACAGCCGAATAATACGCCAGGTGAAGCCAGTGGCGAGAAGGTGCTGCTCAAATTTGCGACCTGGGGAAACCCGGCGCAGCTTGAGCTGTACAAAGGGCTGACCGACGCTTTCACGCAGGAGCATCCGAATATTGAGGTGCAAATTGACACGATCCCGTTTGCGGACTATCAGCAAAAAATGTCTGTGCTGGCGGCAGGCCAGGAGCTGCCCGACATTGCCTGGGTATCAGAGCGGATGGTACCGCAATTTATGGCCAACGACATTCTGGCCGATGTCACGGATATTGTTCAGGATGAAGCTTTTGACATCGATGACATTATACCTTCGACGCTTGAACTGTTTCGCCAGGACGACAAGCTATACGGACTGCCGTTTTCCACTCCGCCCAGCGTGGTGTTCTACAACGAAGATTTGTTCAAGCAAGCGGGCTTAAGTACGCCAAATGAGCTTGCGGAAAAAGGAGAATGGACGTGGGAAAAGTTCGAAGAAGCCGCAAAAACGATCAAGACGAGCGCTTCTTCACCGAACGTTTACGGAGCTAACTTTTTCCGTGACTGGAAGACTTGGATTATTCTTGCTTCGTATTCTTGGTCAAACGGGAGCGGACCATTTAATCCAGAGATGACGGAATACACTTGGAATGATCAATACGGGGTTGAAACTTTGGACATGCTGAAGCGCATGATGTTTACAGAAGGCTCGCACCCGAAGGCGGGAGAGCAGGTTAATTTTGAATCCGGGCAAATCGGCATGATTTTCGACAACTATAGCTTTGTATCCAAAGCCAGGGAAATCCAAAATTTCAAATGGAGCATTGCGCCAATGCCATCGGGCTCGAAAGGCAGCGTTCCAATGATGGGTCAGGCGGGTTACGTGCTATTTAAAGAGGGAAAACATCCGGAGGAAGCCAAGGAACTGTTGAAATTCCTTGCCGGCAAAGAGGGTGTCCAAAAAACGTCGGCCTTCTTCGTGCCGCCGCGCCAATCGGTGTTGAACTCGGATGAGTTCCTGAGCGTGGAGGGCAATCCGGATGCCGGGCACATCAAGCAGGCGGTCATCGATGAAATGCCTAAAGCAGTTGTGCAGCCGGGACATATCCGCTGGCAAAACATTGACACGGAGATTTTGACAGGCTTTGACGAGTTATTTGCCGGGCGGGGTGAACCGCAGCAAATTCAGGACGAGGTAAAAAGCAAGGTGGATGCTCTGCTGAGCAAATAGTGGAAGCTACATTAGGAGGAACGGGCATGAATCGTTTGGATAAAGCATTAAACGAAGCGCCGGGGCTGCAGCTGTTCGTCAGCCTCCCGGCCAATGACATCAAGCTTGCAGAGGCAGCCTTGGCTTCGGGCGCCGACGGTTTGAAAGTTCATATCAACGTAGGGCACCGGGCCAGCGGCAATCGCTTCGGCACGCTGGGTAGCTATGCCGACATTTTCAAGGACATTCGCTCCCGCTTTAGCGGCCCCCTTGGAATTGTGCCCGGAGGCTCGGTGGAAGAGGTAAACGCGGAGGAAATTATCCGGCTCCCTGAACTTGGCGTCGATTTCTACTCGATTTATGCCTTTCATCATCCTGCTTTTCTGCTGCAGGCCCCGGGATTGGCAAGAACGTTTGCGATCGATAGCGAGTTCGACCGGGACATCGTGCAAGGAGGCCGGACCTTCGGCATCAGCGCGCTTGAGGCTTCCATCGTTCCCGGCCATGAATATGGTACCAGGCTTACCCTTGCCGATCTGCTTCATTACCGCTGGCTTGCGGCACACGGCGGTTTGCCGGTCATTGTGCCAACACAGCGTAAAATCGGGCCGGAGGATATCCCGGCCTTGGCCGACAGCGGCGTTAAGGTGCTGTTGGTCGGAGCGGTGGTCACGGGCAATGAAGCGGAAGGCATCCGCA
This Paenibacillus sp. JZ16 DNA region includes the following protein-coding sequences:
- a CDS encoding cache domain-containing sensor histidine kinase; translation: MSFRFKPLKSWSLRAKILLIFLLLISIPLSLQGVATYVDFSNSVERRTSDYTAQLVDQINRNLDRTLMEMQRLSLMPLYDSGVLSILRKYREEDSLHQQPTVEERSKMQLYIASMTFDRPEIDSIQIFAGSGYTFSSLAPSAIAAYTDVERQPWYPGVVEARGAWVLLPPHRPSYYLDGNQSYFSVARLIREPNTNRTLGLVKIDLKQTLFKQLVENVRLEENGGIVVQNSREELFYTATADGDTEASKLLSDRILELSGHSETASQILHMEGSKYLVVSNYSRYSDIHIVSYIPVATLLVETKELRNFTLLAGLVCLVMAGALAIFFSYRLTKPLGTLVRKMRLVELGDFKQSVPVTEDEIGRLGSGFNRMVEEIDRLVHEVYVLGMREREAELAALQSQIQPHFIYNTLESISMLARQRNNEDVSEMATALGRLIRSAVEQDRSLIRLGEELETAESYIRIQKMRHGSRLQAMFDIEEGLEDCLVPKLLLQPLIENAIMHGIGDREQGGTVYVTVARFEDEVLLTIRDDGRGLSEDELAALQASLEEAGDDVAANTPAMPLRGHGVALKNIKQRLRLIYGGDCDFEIDGSLGQGAAFTVTLPFAKQEK
- a CDS encoding response regulator transcription factor, yielding MIKLMLVEDEDIIRKGIRDLIGRVAPDFEVVYEAAHGKEALTYLERNVVDVLITDIRMREMDGLQMVEKLRTAGHGMPIVIISGYGDFVYAKKALQFGIADYLLKPIDRKDFTVALDKIRLTLNSSNRYADGAESHSEADGGPPSSEGRRMIRKLKAYIAENPDGDLRLQTLAEMVHLNPSYLSQLFKQEGGGNLSDYIAETRIRRACKLLETTNLKVYDIARLSGYQSPKHFMLVFKQHIGITPGTYREEYGV
- a CDS encoding ABC transporter substrate-binding protein: MKKWLTGLLALTLGVGLIGCAGKEQPNNTPGEASGEKVLLKFATWGNPAQLELYKGLTDAFTQEHPNIEVQIDTIPFADYQQKMSVLAAGQELPDIAWVSERMVPQFMANDILADVTDIVQDEAFDIDDIIPSTLELFRQDDKLYGLPFSTPPSVVFYNEDLFKQAGLSTPNELAEKGEWTWEKFEEAAKTIKTSASSPNVYGANFFRDWKTWIILASYSWSNGSGPFNPEMTEYTWNDQYGVETLDMLKRMMFTEGSHPKAGEQVNFESGQIGMIFDNYSFVSKAREIQNFKWSIAPMPSGSKGSVPMMGQAGYVLFKEGKHPEEAKELLKFLAGKEGVQKTSAFFVPPRQSVLNSDEFLSVEGNPDAGHIKQAVIDEMPKAVVQPGHIRWQNIDTEILTGFDELFAGRGEPQQIQDEVKSKVDALLSK